The genomic stretch CTGAAAATAATGAATCTTAAATCTAACAAGAACCTAGCAAAATACCACGTCAGTGGCTGAATATTATAGAACAGAGGATCCATTTGAGATGACTTGAGTGCAAAGAGATCCATAAGGCACAAATTGTCACATAATTGCATCCATAGCAAAACGTAAGAAAAAGAATCTACTAGAACAAATCAATGAATCTGCATAATGTGACCTCGCTGCAACTTCAAATCTTgaccaagagagagagacggagatCATCCTACCTCACCGATGGCAGATCTGCTTCGTCTTCGTGTATAGTGGCTGTAACAAACATCGACCTGTTGGAACAACAAAATAAActataaaacaagaaaaaaatggtagagtgagagagagagagagagagagagagagagagagtgtttcaCCCCACCTCACCGACAACAAACGGCAGATGACAGATCGACAGACATTGAAGAGTATGCAGCGTTCTTGCTTCAGTTTCCTTCACCGAGCTCTGTACACTTCTCTCCTCTCGCCGTTGCGAAAGAAAAGAGGGTAACAGGTTTTCGATCAGCCCTATTGTTATGTTTTGAGAGTAAAGTACAGATTTACCCCTCTTAACTTAAGTCACTCATATGATTCAGCGCCTTTTGATCAGAATAGATTCTGAGTGTGAGAAGCTTGCTTTTCATGCTTCAAAAAATGGATTCTAAAACCTAAAAAGTgccggttcatttcaaaaaaacaagaaattgaaccagACTTACCATACAACTTTTACCctatttctgttccaaaaaaatgaaaaaacagtagaattgattttttagaatgttacaaTACAGAGCTTTGTTATAAGAAGGACATCCTATTGCCTTCTTTAGCAAAAAACTTTGTGACCACAGGAGACAAGCTTCTGCATATGTTAGAGAATTGTATGCACTAACACAGGCAGTCCAAAAATGGAGGCTCTACTTGTTGGGAAGACAATTCATCATCAAGACTGACCATAGAAGCTTGAAGAATTTACTCACTCAGGTTATTCAAACACCTGAGCAACACTTATTTCTCAGTAAGTTGCTAGGCTATAGTTACACCATAATGTATAAACCTGGGAAAGAGAATGTAGTTGCTGATTCCCTATCGAGGTTTACCATAGATGACAAGAATGCTTGTCCTGAATATGATAACTCTAATCCTCAGGAAATGGCAGGCATAATTTTATCATTCTCATCACCACTGTTCCACATTGTTGACTTGATTCAAGGAGAGAATGATATTGATTAGGAATTGCAAGCTCTCCATAATTAGTGGATACAAGGAACCTTATCTACCAATGACTATAATGTGATGAATGGGATATTGTTCTTTAAGGGTAAATATAGATTGAGTGCAAATTCTTCTTTGAAATCTATCTTGTTGAAGGAATTTCATGACACATATTTTGGAGGACATGCTGGGGTGTTGAAGACCTATAAGAGACTGTCTGTGAATTTTTTCTGGCCTGGTATGCATACTGATGTGGCTGAATATATCAAGCAATGCCTCGTGTATCAACAAACCAAGTATAATACTAACAAGCCTGCAGGTTTGCTCATGCCTCTACCAATTCCCTCTCAAGTTTGGGAGGACATGTCCATGGATTTTGTGGTTGCTCTTCCAGTATCTAAAGGGATGTCTGTTATTCTAGTAGTGATTGATAGACTGACCAAGTACTGTCATTTGGATGCTTTACCTGCTGGTTTTAATGCCACATCTGTTGCAGACTTATTTACTCAAATGATCATTAAGTCACATGGAATTCCCAAGTCAATAGTCTCTGATAGAGACCCTATTTTCACAAGCAAGTTTTGGCAACACCTTTTTAGACTGAGTGGTACTACCCTCAAAATGAGCTCAGCCTACCACCTCCAAACTGATGGTTAGACTGAAGTTCTCAACAGATGTATGGAACAATATCTCAAGTCCTTCactaaagaaaatcctaaaagtTGGCCCTCACTTCTTCGTTGGGCAGAGTTGTGGCATAACACTTCATTCCATTCTGCCATTGGAATGACTCCCTTTAAGGCTCTGTATGGTAGAGACCCTCCCATTGTTGCAGACTATACAATGGGAGCTTCTCAGGTGGAAGCTGTGGACCATGAGCTGAGTTGCAGAGCTGAAATCTTGCAGAGTCTCAAGGAAAATTTGTTGAAGGCTCAACAGAGAATGCAAGCACAAGCTAATCAGCATAGAAGAAATGTGGAGTTTCAAGTAGATGATTGGGTACTTCTGAAACTACATCCCTACAAGCAGCAATCCTTAGCAGTCAGACTACACCACAAATTGAGTAAAAGGTTTTATGGCCCATACCAAATCAGTCACAAAATTAGCCCTGTTGCATACAAACTGGGCTTACCCTCCACTAATAAAATCCACCTTGTCTTCCACATTTCACTCTTGAAACCTTTCCATGGCCCAATCCCTACTACACCAACGTTGCCATTACCATCTTTGTCATGCAGAAATCAACCTGTAATATCCCCATTAGCCATTCTCAAAACCAGGCAACTCatacataaataaaattataccTCAAGTCTTAGTTCAATGGGATGGTCTATCTACTGAGGACTCATCTTGGGAGAGTTTAACTGATTTAATGGAGCTTTTTCCTACTTTgcaccttgaggacaaggtgtTTCTTGATGGGGAGCATAATGATACACTTGTGCAATTTCAGTCTGACTTAGTGCAGCAACAGATGCAGGAATATGTATAGGATGATGAATTGGGAGAACAGGTAACAACAAGAATTGATATAGCCCAGCCAAGTACCAGCGCCAGGCCCAAGAGGACTAGGAAAATACCTGTGTGGGCTGCTGATTATGTCTACAACACTCTAGAACTTCTAAAGGAatgatgggttatgaaatcaaaggGCAGCTATAACTGCTTGGCATAATATGCAAGGCATGTTTGTTGCATGACCGTAGAGTATCTTtaagaagaagacaagaggAGAGATTATAGCAATTACTTGAGAATTAGTTTGTTTATGTCATTTAACTCCACTGTAATCAGGTTTAAGGACAAATATATAAGTCCTGAACAAACTTTCTGAAGAAGGTAACAAAAATATTATTAgctctgttttttcttgttcttcaaaCTTCTCACCCCCTTCTAAAGGAGTCTCACCAGCTTGAAATTGGTCTTATCCATCTCAGCTCATTAGTTCTCCCCCTTAAATCCAAACCTCCATCCTATCAAATGAATCATTGTTATGTTAGCTATTACGAGAAAGTCAGAAAAAAATAGGGACAAATGCATTTATGAATTTATAATTAATCTATAGCATTAAATTGGACAAGCCTTTATTTAATAAGGGTCGcatttactttaatttcttgttaAACTAGTTATTTTGATTTATAGTTTTAACTACCGTTTTCTTATTATAGAAGTTTCAGACAAGAGTCAGAGAACAAGGAAGTTGATGCAAATTTTCAACGGCTTTATGAGTGCCTAAGAATGCTTTAATCAGCCACATGACAGCTCCATTCATGCCTAAACTTTGTGAAAATATTAGGGATTGATGATATCATTCTCCTCTATTCATGTGATAAGCTTTAGAATGAAGCATTACCATGGCATACATGTTTGGATCATAATATTAAACCCCTCCCCCCTCAACGCTCCAAAAGAAAAGGGAGTTTCCTGGGTTtcttaaatatataaatatatatatatatatatattgtttcttTTGCTGGAAatagtttttatttaaatcctattCAGTATTTAAGTTATATTTAGAATTTCGTTTGTcctcccaaaaaataaagaaaactaaATAGGTTGCATCGTAGAGGAAGTTACCTCTTAAATGTCAGTTCCATTTTTGActaatgaactttttttttttttttttttatttatctattttttttaagaaagtcTAGTTATTGTAGCATGTCCAACACAAGATATCTATGTGACATACATCAGATAATCAAGGAGTGGAGAATTGTGGGTTTGTCTCACACGCACAAGACAAACTTATTAATCTCCCTAAGAATATAGTGGAATGAACTATTCTTAAAGAAAATGGCTAGAAACTTAATATCCTTTGCCATGTCAAGCACTTCAAAGGCTGGAGATGGAAGGACTTGGTATCTCCTTAGCATCATCGATGGATTTCAAGATAGAATAAATATGAACACCTACACGGCCACAAAAAGTGCGAGGGGAAAGCGTGTGGGGTTTGTCCAGTAGAAGGCCAAGCCAATGGGAACAGATGCATGATCAATGCTGTCGTACTTTAGAATCCATATGCCAAATTTTGAAATTAGGAAGGTTCCGTCTAAGATTGGGGAATTTTCCAAACAGCCCTTAAAAGCCAAGTTATTTTGGTTCAGTGACACAACCCCACCATGACCAGGCCACCACcaccgttaaaaaaaaaaaatatggttcCAAACTAAGCAGCGTTCACACCCACATAGTCACCCGAATGCCATTCTTAGCCTCTTCTTAGTTTAAGAGCTGCGAGGCCATCTATATACGTACCCATGCAAGAACCCAAAAGTAACTTATTGACATGAAATGATATGGTCCATGGAAGTGGGAAACCAAACTTAATTTCTTCCCCCAAGGTGAGATAATATTCCATGACACACTTCTTGTGAGGGAACATTGTCGTAATAAGTACTTCCTCACTCATTTTCTTTGAGTCTCCATTGCCTCAAACTTAGGTCCTGGCTCTGTACTCTGAAGGTTCTATTTTTATCTCTACAACGGCGTGACCCTCTCCACCGACACCTcatcagtctctctctctctctctctctctctctcttccttcgtcTTACACTTTGGTTTGTTAATGGACAAGTATAAATAGAGGGAGTCCGAGGCAGTGGTTTACAATAACTACTCTAAAGGGAGCTCCATCTTCtagcttcttcttcatttccttcccTTCTGCTttcagcttctctctctaagagtAGTAGTAATGgctccttcttcctcctcatttAGTACCACTTTGTCTGTGTTTCTTTTGGTTCTGGTTGGGATGGCCTCAGCTCAGCTATCCTCAACTTACTATAATACTTCATGTCCCAACGTCCTCTCAACCATCAAGTCTGCAGTTAACTCTGCTGTGGCCAATGAACGTCGAATGGGAGCTTCCCTTCTTCGTCTACATTTCCATGATTGCTTTGTCAAtgcaagtctctctctctctctaatgtgTTGAGTTGGTAGTGAAAGTCAAATTTGTAATTTCATTTTGACTTTCTAAATGTATGTGTATGTCTATGTGGCACAGGGTTGCGATGCATCTATTCTGTTGGATGATACGTCGACATTCACCGGAGAGAAGACGGCCAAACCAAATAACGGATCAGTCCGAGGGTTTGAAGTGATCGACACTATCAAATCCAAAGTCGAAAGCATCTGCCCCGGCGTTGTCTCCTGTGCTGATATTGTTGCTATTGCTGCTCGTGATTCAGTCGTTGCTGTAAGCCCTCACCATGACACTCCTAACCTAATTActcttaggttgtgtttggtatgcattctcgtAATAGATTCTGGGTCTAAAACGCATTCTGAAACTTACTTTTCTCTATTTATGCTTTATAGACCCAGAATCtgtaccaaacacagccttagtttCCAGCTCTATTATGTACTTGTTTTGCATAGTTAGTTACGACCGTTGGGCATTGCAGTTGGGTGGGCAATCCTGGACTGTTCAGCTAGGAAGAAGAGATTCGACCACAGCAAGTTTAAGCACGGCAAACAGTGACATCCCTGCCCCTTCCTTGAATCTAAGTGGCCTTATCTCTGCCTTCTCCAAAAAGGGTTTCACTGCTAAGGAAATGGTGGCTCTATCAGGATCTCACACCATAGGCCAAGCTAGGTGCACAAATTTCAGAGCTCGTATCTATAATGAGACCAACATTGATCAATCCTTTGCATCATCGCTCAAGTCAAATTGCCCGAGCACCGGTAGTGACAACAATCTCTCCCCTCTTGATGCTATAAGCCAAACTACCTTTGATAATGCTTATTACAAGAACCTGGTGAGGGAGAAGGGATTGTTACACTCGGACCAACAGCTCTACAGTGGTGGCTCCACTGATTCTCAGGTTACCACCTATAGTACAAGCTCCTCCACTTTCTTAACTGATTTTGCAAATGCAATGGTCAAGATGGGAAATCTCAGTCCACTCACAGGGACTAGTGGCCAGATTAGAACCAATTGCAGGAAGACCAATTAGTATGATCAGCCCTTGTTAACcagctcttccttttttttttctttccccttcgTGATAAGCGTTAGAAATGGTCTTGATCATGACATGAAATGTAGTTAATACGTAATAGGAATAAGGATTTATGACGCTTTTGAATTCCAGTTATATGCTTACTGGAGAcccattttattgttttattacCTTGGTATCCTTGTAGATGTTGAGAGTGGGAAGTATATGATTTTGGGAAAGTTCTCTTTTCCACGCCCAAAcacatattatttatttttatgattttttatctttctaaaataaaataaataaaaaattaattgtgTTTTGACGTACAGAGAACCCTTGCCCATATGatacaaaataaggaaaaagttGTTCAATTCATGCCTGTAGTAAGCTTCTCCAATCTCTTAACATGTTTAGTCCAAAACAATCTTAAACCATCCAATATGGATGACCATAAGCTGGCTCAATATTGATTGCCCAAATTAAATGAGGGAAAACACCTTTAGCCAATAAAATCTAAGCTGAAAATGTGACTATTAATATTAATCGGGAGTCTTGACGGATGGGGTAGGAATGAACTTAGATAGGTTCCTAGCCTCCAAAGTTTTCCcataggctccatttggttgtaagggtaattaaagggaagggaaacaaaattttatacttaaaaaaaaaaaaaaaaagtttataatcattaccactATATCACTAATACAAATTATTAcatatttagttattaaatttcactttactttatatccaaaaccctttgctaagatatgtaaaataaaatttacacgTAAAATGTGTCATTGCTAAATATGATTagaaaaattaagtaatttatacaatcacatgcaTGATTGCATTCACgtgaggtaatgattacaaatatttcttttttaagtatgaaaatttcacttcccttccccttaAATATACtctacaaccaaacatagcaaTAACTATACAGGCAAAATTGTTACCTCGGAAAAGGTATTGATAGTGATGAAAGGAGTCTTCCAGGATAAGTGTGTTTATCATATTAAGCCCAAATATAGACTTTGGTGCAAACACAATGCTGTTTGacttttattttatgtaaattacATTTTTGCGAATCTCCCATTTTGAGCAAAGTTTTTTCTAACATTCTGACTAAATTTGCATTCAATCTCAACATCATTGGATAGTTCTCAAAAAAACAATTAAtttccaacgatatatgatttgcaaaaaaaaaaaaggacatttGGATCAAAAGAATTGCCCTCACAAGTTTTAGGTCTAATGGCAGTAGTATAGGTTCAGGTTTTTAGAAAAATTGGGATCAGTTCAAGTTTGATCTAGCTGATCTTATTGGAACTGAAGTCATTGAAAATGACATTATCATCAATCTTCCTCAAGGCCACCAATCCGGTCTTGATCCAAGTTAGCAAATTTAGGAataattcagaaaaaaattggattggacaaAAGACTGAATATAGACTATTatgaaaaattcagaaaaaaactGTGGTTGTTCTAAAGTTATGAATAATTTATGGAACCGGCTCACGCCGAACCCACAGCTCAAATTGCCAAGTAGGTAGGGGTAGCTCTTTCACAGCCCCCTGCTCAAAGGTTAGACAATATGATCTGTCACTAATAATTAAGTCAGAATATTCTATGGTCCGAAAATTATGCAACCAAATAATTTGAAATGAAACTTTTGAAATCTTTAgtaatttttaataaatatttaaagaaaGGGTGAAAGTTTTGGAACTTTTACAAATTTCAAAAAAAGTTAATAAACATAGATTATTTTATagttccaaaattttcaaaataaaattcaaattttttttttatatatatagttacaaattttaaaaaataaaaattcaattcgCTAATCCAAAATGTTCAACGTTGATTAAGATTTGGGAATAATTTGGAAGGAGAgtaatttgaatttaatttgTTTCACCCTTTTGAAGATCTAGTAAACAAAAGTCAACTATGGGGAAAAGGTCGAAT from Macadamia integrifolia cultivar HAES 741 chromosome 14, SCU_Mint_v3, whole genome shotgun sequence encodes the following:
- the LOC122061089 gene encoding cationic peroxidase 1-like, translating into MAPSSSSFSTTLSVFLLVLVGMASAQLSSTYYNTSCPNVLSTIKSAVNSAVANERRMGASLLRLHFHDCFVNGCDASILLDDTSTFTGEKTAKPNNGSVRGFEVIDTIKSKVESICPGVVSCADIVAIAARDSVVALGGQSWTVQLGRRDSTTASLSTANSDIPAPSLNLSGLISAFSKKGFTAKEMVALSGSHTIGQARCTNFRARIYNETNIDQSFASSLKSNCPSTGSDNNLSPLDAISQTTFDNAYYKNLVREKGLLHSDQQLYSGGSTDSQVTTYSTSSSTFLTDFANAMVKMGNLSPLTGTSGQIRTNCRKTN